A genome region from Haloarcula rubripromontorii includes the following:
- the citE gene encoding L-malyl-CoA/beta-methylmalyl-CoA lyase, whose product MTRLCRTFQTAPAAIPNDNSAKFLVSGLTSEGFQAPDWLVPDIEDGTAPSMKDEAVDNIIEHVPDHADDFAGDILPRVEWAYDDADARERGIEQVTRLAAEVGEELDGFVFPKTGRLDDVRDAAGVVADAERDAGLPEGTLEMAIILETAPGRSDLREICQYATDTRLSGLVFGPVDYTAELGGRTLDGERPRWDGLLEALSNETSAADIVAIGGPFDQLFHERAGVTYYNAEGYADQVEHEATIGIDGSWSLHPKQTEQANRIHMPTTEELERDLHKIESFNEAKREGTGAVVVDGQMVDEATYKNFANTVKTVRAIDETHPAQTAEYYDGDLLARATDVDLIFG is encoded by the coding sequence ATGACACGACTCTGCCGCACCTTCCAGACCGCACCGGCCGCGATTCCGAATGACAACAGCGCGAAGTTCCTCGTCTCGGGGCTGACGAGCGAGGGGTTCCAGGCCCCGGACTGGCTCGTCCCCGACATTGAGGACGGCACCGCGCCGTCGATGAAAGACGAGGCCGTCGATAACATCATCGAGCACGTCCCGGACCACGCCGACGACTTCGCCGGGGACATCCTTCCGCGCGTGGAGTGGGCCTACGACGACGCCGACGCCCGCGAGCGCGGTATCGAGCAGGTGACCCGCCTCGCGGCTGAGGTCGGCGAGGAACTCGACGGCTTCGTCTTCCCGAAAACCGGTCGCCTCGACGACGTGCGTGACGCTGCGGGGGTCGTCGCCGACGCGGAGCGCGACGCCGGGCTTCCCGAGGGGACGCTGGAAATGGCAATCATTCTGGAGACAGCGCCGGGCCGCTCGGACCTGCGCGAGATTTGCCAGTACGCCACAGATACCCGGCTCTCCGGGCTCGTGTTCGGGCCGGTCGACTACACAGCGGAACTCGGCGGTCGCACACTCGACGGCGAGCGGCCCCGCTGGGACGGCCTGCTTGAAGCGCTGTCGAACGAGACGAGCGCGGCCGACATCGTCGCCATCGGCGGCCCCTTCGACCAGCTGTTTCACGAACGGGCCGGCGTGACCTACTACAACGCCGAGGGCTACGCCGACCAGGTCGAACACGAGGCGACCATCGGCATCGACGGGTCGTGGTCGCTACACCCCAAGCAGACCGAGCAGGCCAACCGCATCCACATGCCCACGACCGAGGAACTGGAGCGGGACCTCCACAAGATCGAGTCGTTCAACGAGGCCAAACGCGAAGGGACCGGCGCGGTCGTCGTCGACGGCCAGATGGTCGACGAGGCGACCTACAAGAACTTCGCGAACACGGTCAAGACAGTGCGCGCCATCGACGAGACCCACCCCGCCCAGACTGCGGAGTACTACGACGGCGACCTGCTGGCGCGGGCGACCGACGTGGACCTGATTTTCGGCTGA
- the mch gene encoding 2-methylfumaryl-CoA hydratase, translating into MTDWTDPDAVDLSDGETFDALLDRAETREKGHFFEFFAEGDELVHDPGLRLSQHGSEQWMGQTLNHDPAYWRADAARERDYEDVPVHPDYLLACVMGITVEDLSEKGGYFLGRDDVQFHRPATPGTLLAVTSTVVDTRTSSSRPKYGIVTWETEGRDRETGETLVTYRRTNMIPRREPAATDGGAVGEQDAGGPTLPDTLLSPDGEHFADFQRALDTAREEQAAVAYRHERGRTMDDQLVAGLPLATLNTARQHHNRDEMADSPSGDIVAYGDVTRSIALAHARSDEATYREHRFADERFHDFVTLGDTVYGFTRVLDCDPDAGPERAGAVTFEHVAFNQEQTPVYSGRRTALIQRDT; encoded by the coding sequence ATGACTGACTGGACCGACCCCGACGCCGTAGACCTCTCGGACGGCGAGACGTTCGACGCCCTGCTCGACCGCGCCGAGACCAGGGAGAAGGGCCACTTCTTCGAGTTCTTCGCGGAGGGCGACGAACTCGTCCACGACCCCGGCCTGCGCCTCTCCCAGCACGGCAGCGAGCAGTGGATGGGCCAGACGCTCAACCACGACCCGGCGTACTGGCGGGCCGACGCGGCTCGCGAGCGCGACTACGAGGACGTGCCAGTCCACCCCGATTACCTGCTCGCCTGCGTCATGGGCATCACCGTCGAGGACCTCTCGGAGAAGGGCGGCTACTTCCTCGGGCGCGACGACGTACAGTTCCACCGCCCGGCGACCCCGGGAACGCTGCTGGCCGTCACCTCGACCGTCGTCGACACGCGGACCTCCTCGTCACGGCCGAAGTACGGCATCGTGACGTGGGAGACGGAGGGCCGCGACCGCGAGACGGGCGAGACGCTGGTGACCTACCGGCGGACGAACATGATTCCGCGCCGGGAGCCCGCGGCGACCGACGGCGGCGCGGTCGGCGAGCAGGACGCGGGCGGTCCGACGCTCCCCGACACGCTACTCTCGCCCGACGGCGAACACTTCGCGGACTTCCAGCGGGCGCTCGACACCGCTCGTGAGGAACAGGCCGCCGTCGCCTACCGCCACGAACGCGGCCGGACGATGGACGACCAGCTTGTCGCCGGCCTGCCGCTGGCGACGCTCAACACCGCGCGCCAGCACCACAACCGCGACGAGATGGCCGACTCGCCCTCGGGCGACATCGTCGCCTATGGCGATGTGACCCGCTCGATTGCGCTTGCCCACGCCCGCTCCGACGAGGCGACCTACCGGGAGCACCGGTTCGCAGACGAGCGGTTCCACGACTTCGTCACGCTGGGCGACACCGTCTACGGCTTCACCCGCGTCCTCGATTGTGACCCCGACGCCGGACCGGAGCGGGCCGGCGCGGTCACGTTTGAACACGTCGCGTTCAATCAAGAGCAGACCCCGGTCTACTCTGGCCGGCGAACCGCACTCATCCAGCGAGACACATGA